TAGTGAGTCATTTGGTCGTGTAATGACTCCTCTAATTATTTGTACATTCACATGTATAGGCCATCATGAATTATGTCTATAGCTTTTCTTAAGCATCAATATTTCTTTAGCTTTTCTGTTTACACATGATTCTTACAagattgttttatttctttggtTGTCTACATGGGCAGTATACATGATTAGTTATGCAAATAATCTTGGACTACGTGGGAATTGTGAAGGGagtagtttctttttttttttttcatttttgcctttgatctctctccctctgtctctctctccacacgcatgtatatatgtacatatttttaaatataaagacaCAGAGGTTATAttgcttttaattttgagaagTTACTCCTATGATTCTCAGTATGCATCAAACCTCAATTGAACGTGATGTGCTTTGTGactcttaaagaaaaattagatttctttatcaaaattcaatctAGTTCCATAATGAAGTCATGAAGTAGAACTACACAAATGCATGTTTTACTAATTTACAATATAACTGTGTTACACCCATTAGGTCCCTCATTCTTAAAATCATGATGTGTGAAAGCTTTTGCACTTAAAGATGGAGTTTGTATAGCAACCATTTTGTTGGAGAGGCTAACAAGTGgcatttcattgattttgtgtcagaaATTTATATCGCGGAGCATCTTTTAAATGTTCCTCAGTTTCGAGGAATTTGTAaaactttaattaatattttgattaattgcTACATCTTTTAGATGTTCCTCAGTTTCGAGGAATTTGTAaaactttaattaatattttgattaattgcTACTACTGAAGTTggtgaaaatgatattttgttttatttgtaaaatttaatgttgGATAACAACTTATTTATGAACTATTTTTATTGCTGGATAgcaacaaattttattttgttagtttggTAGTTATTGAAATTGATggatttctcaatttttaaattaaatgttggtgaaaatattgtttgatCTGTAATAAGTATTTTGTAGAGATTAAATATgtgtttacaaaatatttaaaaaaattaatattaaaaaatataatattttattattatttaaattttaaaataattaatctaatGTAGATTAATCTaactaaaaatatatgttatggGCAAAAGATAACATTATAACTAAATTTTCGattcaataataattaatccaTTATCGATGCTTTAAGATTTATTGTTCTCTCTCTAATCTGAGTACCAGATCAACaggttgatgagagagaaaggtCAGTTTATTTTGTCAACGATGTAGGCTGTAGCCCCAAGTCATATCCAAAACACTCTTTTatccatataaataaaagaaaagtattgCAGGTCACTGCAACTCGCCAAGATAGACAAGTGTACATACAAACGCGAATTAACCaggaaaataaacataaaaacagGTGGAAGTGTGGATTGATTTCTTCACAACATTATCATCCTGTCCTAAAAATCTCGTCAGGATTGTGAGAGCCCCATATTGCCCAGTTGGCTTCGCTTCCAACACGTGGCATGCTGTGAATCCTTGATTGAACATCAACCTTGAAGTCGGCCCCACACATGACCCCTTCACTGTCAATCCTAGGCATTGCTTTGATTTTCATTCTTGGGTGCTCGAAGCTCATCAACCCATGCTCGCTGTGGAACATGCACCCTGCATTTCACCCCGCCAAATCGGAGGTTAGATTTTGCTTTAATGCAATCCAGTCCCAAAGAAAGAATTGACGGCCACGATcatttatataacataatttattaACCAGGAACGTACGATTCTTTAGGACAAAAGCACATGATGTTACATACCAGTAGGGAATGGTGCAAATGATTTAGCACAGCTTGCTTTTATGACCTCTAACTTGTCAGAAATCACCACAGACCCATCAGCTGAAATGCCCCAGAAGAGCCTAATTTCTTCATTTGCACCCTACACAACCAAACAACAAAAGCCGTAAGCAAATGAATTCATGATCATGAGGCCGTCCACAGAAACATGCACCCTCTTGTACATTTTAGATGTTTACACTCGATGTTCGTTTTAGAGCTGGAGGAAGATTTACCAGTGCAGCAAAGACTGTTTTTGCCTTGTTATCGTAGATCACAAATCCAAAGCTTCCATCAAGATCTTTGAGGACCTGATCGGCTGGGTATGGACCTCGGTCACGGAGAGTCCTATAGGCCTCCATCACGAACATGGCCTCGTTTGTGCCCTTTGATAGGCCGTATTGCTTGATGAGGCTGCACAGATTGTTTAGGCTCCCCAAGAAAATGCAGTATATTTCATCCATAGCACAGAACAATCTgcaaaatatcaatttattaattattctgCAAATCAGAAATAAACCCAGGaaataaaaagatgagatgGCTGACAAATGAAACTAGAAACAAATGGGTATAAAGAAAGCATAGATTGAACAGAGAGAGTCGAGATCAGAGACGTACCTCTGATGAATGGAATATGGTTTCTCGGGTGGAACATAAGCAAAAGACGTCGCATTTTCAAAGCTGATTGAGAAGGCATTGCCAGATTGAGAAACGAAATCCTTCAAAATCTCAGGTGAAAGCTTGGCCGGCTTCACAGAAGAATTCAATGGCGCCGGGCTATTCAGCTCCTGAGGTGGCTTAACCAAACCTTTGTTGAATATACTCAACATCTCTTCCTGCTTcttccaaaagaaaagaaaaagaaatcttcCTAACAACCAAGAAACTTCAAAGAGTAAACCGATCAGATACAAGAAGCCGATCGAGAGAGTTTAACAGTAGGAGATAGATAACAGATATTGATGCAGAAAAACATATATTGTCCGGATGTTATATagagtgagagacagagagggacAACGTGTCAAACTTATCCAAACTCATAGATCGAGGCTTGAAATTGGACCACGCGGAATACCCAGATGGAATGaaatgattagttaaagttGTAAATTCTGCTTTTTGTTGTCAAAATTATCTCCAAGTATATTCTGACATTATAAAGCTATGACCTAAGAggtagaattatttattatttatttaattattattatttataaaatatctaaaaatatttcactatctaaatctaATCGACTTGGATTGTTGTACTGTTTGAAATTTATTGCTCAAAGTTGTATCATTAGGTATaacgtgatttattaaaaagaaattaaattaaaaggacatttaaaatatatatataaaaaaagagagagaatgaaattctaaatttcttctatatcttatatttttattttttattttttaataaatctaacATAATATTGCCATGTCAAGATGACATTGAATGAGAAGTTTCATATAAGAGGAAGATTATTCATTGCAGTTAATAATACCATCAGATATGCTTTATTAAACGTGAGAAATGGTCAAACCGCAGAATCTTATCCACAAGCAAGCATTAAAAAGCGTCTGCGGTCAGAGTGAGTGACAGTGTTCCGAGTCAGCAAGATGATTGCGTGCACCAGTGGATCAAGATTTTAATGATGTTCCTACTTTCTAGATTACTTTAGAATCGAGGATATTCggattatcttattttttatatactatatttaattaaaacagtaTTTGAGAGACAcattattttgagaatatttaacGTTGTTAATTGATGAACGGTTAACTTTCACTTTTCCTCTTGACACGTTCATTTTTGCAGCTTGAAATTAGGTAAATATGAGACCTTTCATAAAGATACGACTTGTTGCAATACCTAGTGTTCGTGTTTTGACACAATGCTGAACATTTGAAAGTTCCTGCAGCTTGGTATTAAAATATTCCGAGCACCATTTTTTATGTAAAGAGCCCAGAAACCATGCTTAAAATGCCGAACAAGGAAAACAGAAGCCTCATCAATACCCTGCCAAACATGGGCTTGGCAAGCCCATGGATCAGCATATACCCGTCGTGCATGCCAAACATGGGCTTGGAAAGAGCATGGAATACACCGGAAAATGGCCCATCAGAAAATCAAGAAATTCTTGCGAATATACATATCTATTTAAGGCCCCTCAAACCAGGCCTTTAAAAGATATGTCTTTATATATC
This genomic interval from Juglans regia cultivar Chandler chromosome 3, Walnut 2.0, whole genome shotgun sequence contains the following:
- the LOC108990639 gene encoding stem-specific protein TSJT1-like, translating into MLSIFNKGLVKPPQELNSPAPLNSSVKPAKLSPEILKDFVSQSGNAFSISFENATSFAYVPPEKPYSIHQRLFCAMDEIYCIFLGSLNNLCSLIKQYGLSKGTNEAMFVMEAYRTLRDRGPYPADQVLKDLDGSFGFVIYDNKAKTVFAALGANEEIRLFWGISADGSVVISDKLEVIKASCAKSFAPFPTGCMFHSEHGLMSFEHPRMKIKAMPRIDSEGVMCGADFKVDVQSRIHSMPRVGSEANWAIWGSHNPDEIFRTG